The sequence below is a genomic window from Betaproteobacteria bacterium.
GGTCGAGGCGGCCCCGCCGGACCTAGGAGGGCTGCTCGCCCTGGGAGGCGATCTCTCCCCTGCCCGTCTGCTCGATGCCTACTGCCGCGGCATCTTTCCCTGGGGCACCCTGGAGGGCCATCCCCTGTGGTACAGCCCCGATCCGCGCATGGTGCTGTTCCCCGAAGAGCTGCGCGTCAGCCGCTCCCTCCTGAAGACCCTGCGCAGCGGGCGCTACGCCCTCCGCTTCGATACGGATTTCGCCGCCGTCATCACAGCCTGCGCCCAGACCGCCCGCCCAGGCCAGGCCGGAACGTGGATCGGTCCCGAGATGATCGATGCCTATTCAAGATTGCATGAACTCGGCTGGGCCCATTCGGTCGAAGCGTACTGCGAAGGCGGTCTGATGGGTGGCTTGTACGGCCTGGCGATCGGGGGAATGTTCTACGGCGAATCAATGTTCTCCAGGCGTAGCGATGCTTCCAAGGCCGCTTTCGCATTTCTTGTCCATGCCCTGAAGGACCGCGGCATCGCCCTCATCGACTGCCAGATGCACACCGACCACCTCGCTTCCCTCGGTGCCCGACTTATTCCCCGCCGCGAATTCCTGCGCCGCCTCGGCGTCCTGATCGCCGCCCCAGGCCACCGTGGTCCCTGGGAAACCCCGGCCGATCCCTGGGTCCGCAGTTCCTCACCACCCGGCGGGCGATGATATGGCATTCCTCAACGACTCGGCCCTGCCGCTCTCGCTGCTCCAGTTCTACGCCACCTCACCCTACCCGTGCAGCTATCTGCCGGACCGGCAGGCCCGCTCCCAGGTCGCCACCCCCACCCACCTGATCGACAGTGATGTATATGGCGAACTCGTCCGTCTCGGCTTTCGCCGCAGCGGCATCTTCACCTACCGTCCCTGGTGCGACCATTGCCGGGCCTGCATCCCGGTGCGCCTGCGCATCGCCGATTTCGCCCCGGACCGCGCCCAGCGCCGCGCCCTGAAGCGCCATGCCGGCCTCGGCGTGCGGGAATTGCCCCTGGCCTTCCTCGACGAGCATTACGCCCTCTACACCCGCTACCAGAACGCCCGCCACGCCGGAGGCGGCATGGACGAGGACAGCCACGAGCAATACG
It includes:
- a CDS encoding leucyl/phenylalanyl-tRNA--protein transferase → MIPYLGPLDPFPPVEAAPPDLGGLLALGGDLSPARLLDAYCRGIFPWGTLEGHPLWYSPDPRMVLFPEELRVSRSLLKTLRSGRYALRFDTDFAAVITACAQTARPGQAGTWIGPEMIDAYSRLHELGWAHSVEAYCEGGLMGGLYGLAIGGMFYGESMFSRRSDASKAAFAFLVHALKDRGIALIDCQMHTDHLASLGARLIPRREFLRRLGVLIAAPGHRGPWETPADPWVRSSSPPGGR
- a CDS encoding arginyltransferase — protein: MAFLNDSALPLSLLQFYATSPYPCSYLPDRQARSQVATPTHLIDSDVYGELVRLGFRRSGIFTYRPWCDHCRACIPVRLRIADFAPDRAQRRALKRHAGLGVRELPLAFLDEHYALYTRYQNARHAGGGMDEDSHEQYAHFLLQSRVDTRLLEFSDPTAPRMVSVIDVLKDGLSSVYTFYDPDIPGASFGTYNIAWQASRCAALGLPYLYLGYWIAASRKMAYKARFRPLEGFIDGQWQSMDPFPKLR